The following are encoded together in the Malaya genurostris strain Urasoe2022 chromosome 3, Malgen_1.1, whole genome shotgun sequence genome:
- the LOC131434907 gene encoding adrenodoxin-like protein 1, mitochondrial isoform X1, giving the protein MRVCIFIYSYRLFSTSLPPCIALYFHLELDDKFDCLNRDVTSTALRHGEYEWQDPKNESEVVNITYIDKDGNRITVRGKVGDNALYLAHRYGVEMEGACEASLACTTCHVYVLGDYSEKLPASEEKEDDLLDMAPFLKENSRLGCQIVLTKELDGMELQLPQATRNFYVDGHKPKPH; this is encoded by the exons ATGCGAGTCTGCATTTTTATTTATAGTTACCGATTATTTAGTACTTCATTACCACCGTGTATTGCACTTTATTTTCATCTGGAACTTGACGACAAGTTTGATTGCTTAAATAGGGATGTCACTTCTACTG CTCTTAGGCATGGAGAATATGAGTGGCAGGATCCTAAGAATGAATCTGAGGT AGTGAATATAACATACATCGACAAAGACGGGAATCGAATAACGGTTCGTGGTAAGGTGGGTGATAACGCACTGTATCTTGCTCATCGGTACGGTGTGGAAATGGAGGGTGCCTGTGAAGCGTCACTGGCGTGCACCACCTGCCATGTGTACGTTTTGGGCGATTACAGTGAAAAGCTACCGGCTTCCGAGGAAAAAGAGGACGATCTGTTAGATATGGCACCGTTTTTAAAGGAGAACTCACGGCTCGGTTGTCAGATAGTGCTAACGAAAGAGCTGGACGGTATGGAACTGCAGTTGCCCCAAGCGACGCGGAATTTCTACGTTGACGGGCACAAACCAAAGCCACACTAA
- the LOC131434165 gene encoding uncharacterized protein LOC131434165 yields MDKSKAFASLPPFAYTAISMAERRNKWHTWKRGFEICLRAAKVTEPVEKKDLLLAQGGFELQEIFFNIPGADVNEDKEKNIDPYVVAMDKLDHYFAPLRHEAHERYMFWSMKPEPDESLEKFLMRAQVNAGKCNLGKTTVESSNIAVIDKMLQFVPIQLRERLLHETELTLEEVIKQVNAFETTRLASEQISGLGILQQTKPQPIENVQHIQINCKFCGKCHMKGRCPAWNKTCSNCGKRGHFHTVCFGRTGINLDRSTPELIQKQKRSFGQSFPSHSRPFGSKRIQSSRRLHAITDAESDSELIEMVSSASDSDELVWTKVGGVMIEMQIDSGAQSNIIDNKTWNVMRRNGVQINGEIQHPDKKFKAYAQENCLVVQAMFDAEIIISDGDEQLRSDARFYVIQDGPQPLLGKKTATELGVLMVGLPSQQEQIRNINTFRRFPSIRGVKIHLPVDYSIRPVVQRLRRLPFATLTRVEEKLNELLVKDVIEKVSEPSRWVSPLVVVIKDSGDIRLCIDMRQVNKAILRETHPLPTIEDIRWKLNGAVYFSRLDIKDAFYQLELDEESKPLTTFITHKGLYRYKRLVFGISCAPEMFQKVIEQILSDCKNAINFIDDIVVVGSTEQEHDEALRDVLDKCRDYNILLNESKCVYKLNEIDFLGHRFNQQGITPSQSKIDAIASFRSPNSCEEVRSFLGLINYFSDGDR; encoded by the exons ATGGATAAAAGTAAAGCGTTTGCGAGTCTTCCGCCATTCGCATACACTGCTATTTCGATGGCTGAGCGCAGAAATAAATGGCACACATGGAAGCGTGGCTTCGAAATATGTCTTCGAGCTGCAAAAGTGACGGAACCAGTAGAGAAAAAAGATTTGCTTCTGGCTCAGGGTGGTTTCGAATTACAAGAGATCTTTTTTAATATTCCTGGCGCAGACGTGAACGAagataaagaaaaaaacattgatcCATACGTGGTGGCAATGGACAAACTGGACCATTATTTCGCACCATTACGGCATGAAGCTCACGAGCGATACATGTTTTGGTCGATGAAACCGGAACCAGATGAGAGCTTGGAGAAGTTTCTGATGAGAGCACAGGTCAATGCTGGAAAATGCAATCTCGGAAAAACGACCGTTGAGAGTTCTAATATTGCAGTAATTGACAAGATGTTGCAATTTGTTCCGATTCAATTGCGCGAAAGGTTGCTTCATGAAACAGAGTTGACATTAGAGGAGGTTATAAAACAAGTCAATGCATTTGAAACAACCCGGTTGGCTAGTGAGCAGATAAGTGGACTGGGAATTTTACAACAAACGAAACCGCAACCCATTGAGAATGTACAGCATATACAAATAAACTGTAAATTTTGTGGGAAATGCCATATGAAGGGACGATGCCCTGCTTGGAACAAAACATGTTCGAATTGCGGAAAACGGGGCCATTTTCATACCGTTTGTTTTGGCCGTACGGGAATCAATTTAGACAGGAGTACACCGGAGTTAATTCAGAAACAGAAAAGAAGTTTTGGGCAATCTTTTCCATCTCACTCACGACCTTTCGGAAGCAAACGTATTCAGTCGTCGAGACGATTGCATGCCATCACTGATGCAGAGTCCGACAGTGAACTAATTGAAATGGTATCATCAGCCAGCGATTCGGATGAATTGGTGTGGACAAAGGTTGGTGGAGTGATGATAGAAATGCAGATCGACTCCGGAGCTCAATCCAACATAATTGATAATAAAACCTGGAATGTAATGAGGCGGAATGGGGTACAGATCAATGGCGAGATCCAGCATCCGGATAAAAAGTTTAAAGCATATGCTCAAGAAAACTGCCTTGTTGTACAAGCGATGTTTGATGCTGAAATTATCATTAGCGACGGGGATGAGCAGCTTAGATCGGATGCACGTTTCTACGTGATTCAAGATGGACCGCAACCACTACTGGGGAAGAAAACTGCTACGGAATTAGGAGTACTGATGGTAGGTCTGCCTAGTCAGCAGGAACAGATACGAAACATAAATACATTCAGACGATTTCCCAGTATTCGTGGAGTGAAAATTCATTTGCCAGTTGACTATTCAATACGACCAGTGGTTCAAAGATTGCGAAGATTGCCATTCGCTACACTTACTCGAGTAGAAGAAAAGCTGAATGAGTTGTTGGTTAAAGACGTCATTGAAAAGGTTTCCGAGCCAAGTCGTTGGGTATCTCCATTGGTAGTTGTCATCAAAGACAGCGGAGATATAAGACTTTGCATTGACATGAGGCAGGTAAATAAAGCCATCTTGCGCGAAACCCATCCACTTCCAACAATTGAAGACATTCGTTGGAAATTAAACGGAGCTGTTTATTTTTCTCGATTGGATATAAAGGATGCGTTTTATCAGCTCGAATTGGATGAAGAGAGTAAACCATTGACAACCTTCATAACACATAAag GTTTGTATCGGTATAAACGTTTAGTCTTCGGAATATCGTGTGCACCAGAAATGTTCCAAAAAGTTATTGAACAAATCCTATCTGATTGTAAGAACGCGATCAATTTCATTGACGATATCGTTGTGGTAGGAAGTACTGAACAAGAGCACGATGAAGCTCTTCGAGATGTATTGGATAAATGTCGGGATTATAATATCCTGCTCAATGAATCCAAGTGTGTTTACAAGTTGAatgaaatcgactttttgggtcaCCGGTTCAATCAACAAGGAATAACTCCGTCACAGAGCAAAATAGATGCGATTGCAAGTTTCCGTTCCCCTAATAGTTGCGAAGAGGTCAGAAGTTTTCTGGGTTTGATTAACTAT ttttCCGATGGGGATCGATAG
- the LOC131438945 gene encoding uncharacterized protein LOC131438945, translated as MYYSTPHSTTGKTPTELMYGRNIRTKLPSLTDLSSAVSFTDYRDHDWQLKEKGKMTEDQRRNAKPSTIEIGDQVLVKNVLRRNKLTTTFNPTVMTVMAKQGPRITVQSTDTGKCYKRNSSHLKKISEDTSSPPEDVNLPDFDEHHLATSTESAPNDNYKPIPSVSEEISQSMERSRPRRTIKRPSRFDDCEMEQ; from the exons ATGTACTATTCTACCCCACACAGTACTACTGGGAAAACTCCTACTGAGCTTATGTATGGTAGAAACATCCGAACCAAGCTTCCTTCGTTAACTGATCTGTCATCAGCTGTTTCTTTCACGGACTATAGAGATCATGACTGGCAACTCaaagaaaaaggaaaaatgACAGAGGATCAACGTCGAAATGCCAAACCTTCTACTATTGAAATTGGTGATCAGGTATTGGTAAAAAACGTTCTTCGTCGTAACAAGCTAACCACGACATTCAACCCTACCGTGATGACAGTCATGGCAAAGCAAGGGCCGCGTATTACGGTTCAGAGTACCGATACAGGAAAATGTTACAAAAGAAATTCAAGCCATCTTAAAAAGATTTCTGAAG ATACGAGCAGTCCGCCTGAAGATGTTAACCTACCGGACTTCGATGAGCATCATTTGGCGACAAGCACGGAATCTGCGCCGAATGACAATTATAAACCTATACCTTCAGTTAGTGAAGAGATTAGCCAATCAATGGAGCGGAGTAGACCACGACGCACAATAAAAAGACCCAGTCGGTTTGATGATTGCGAGATGGAGCAGTAA
- the LOC131434907 gene encoding adrenodoxin-like protein 1, mitochondrial isoform X2, with translation MSIASSVRYLAHNFLNSCQYWLLTRSIQSSRTLRHGEYEWQDPKNESEVVNITYIDKDGNRITVRGKVGDNALYLAHRYGVEMEGACEASLACTTCHVYVLGDYSEKLPASEEKEDDLLDMAPFLKENSRLGCQIVLTKELDGMELQLPQATRNFYVDGHKPKPH, from the exons ATGTCAATTGCTAGTAGCGTACGATACTTGGCTCATAACTTTCTTAACAGTTGCCAATATTGGCTTTTAACACGCAGCATCCAATCTTCTCGAA CTCTTAGGCATGGAGAATATGAGTGGCAGGATCCTAAGAATGAATCTGAGGT AGTGAATATAACATACATCGACAAAGACGGGAATCGAATAACGGTTCGTGGTAAGGTGGGTGATAACGCACTGTATCTTGCTCATCGGTACGGTGTGGAAATGGAGGGTGCCTGTGAAGCGTCACTGGCGTGCACCACCTGCCATGTGTACGTTTTGGGCGATTACAGTGAAAAGCTACCGGCTTCCGAGGAAAAAGAGGACGATCTGTTAGATATGGCACCGTTTTTAAAGGAGAACTCACGGCTCGGTTGTCAGATAGTGCTAACGAAAGAGCTGGACGGTATGGAACTGCAGTTGCCCCAAGCGACGCGGAATTTCTACGTTGACGGGCACAAACCAAAGCCACACTAA